One window from the genome of Pseudanabaena yagii GIHE-NHR1 encodes:
- a CDS encoding YcjF family protein, whose amino-acid sequence MRRKFPWLRSLIVLGCFGLVISFVIPLLDRIIQIYQLVAKSSPILGGFVVLLVMGVLAGLFFVTWRYINLFHSEPTPPHPIPEAPTDKIEAAQDSLEALERQVEQIQDEVMRRSLAEQTEQLKQNFVRQELRVVVFGVGSAGKTSLVNGLLDLSSQDIASKGEVGATMGTTQLGKVYAPVQFQNLEVPIQFTDCPGILEASALGNDREQEARKIATEADLIVFVVDDDLRRSEFEVLKALTEIGKRTILAFNKIDRLTKSDREMIHTSLRSRVLSFIAPEDVVAIAASPSPITLDNGEVVTPKPKIQPLLARILDILSYEGDELVADNVLLRSQRLTEETREVLSQQQQAEAEKVVEKFQWLVVGVVFATPLPVVDLLATAAINAQMVVEIGRVYGCEINIDRGKELANSLTRTLVSLGIVKGVVQIVTTAISVTVVGLVLKATIQSVTAAYLTRIAGKSFIEYFSRDRDWGDGGIAEVVQRQFQLNRRDEFLKAFVQDAVNRVMVLVKQQM is encoded by the coding sequence ATGAGAAGAAAGTTCCCTTGGTTGCGATCGCTAATTGTTTTAGGCTGTTTCGGTCTAGTCATTTCCTTTGTTATTCCCTTACTCGATCGCATTATCCAAATCTATCAACTCGTCGCCAAATCATCGCCAATTTTGGGTGGATTTGTGGTGCTGTTGGTGATGGGCGTGTTGGCAGGCTTGTTTTTTGTAACTTGGCGCTATATCAATCTCTTCCACTCGGAACCAACGCCACCGCACCCCATCCCTGAAGCACCCACCGACAAAATCGAAGCGGCTCAAGATAGTCTCGAAGCCCTCGAACGTCAGGTTGAGCAGATTCAAGATGAGGTGATGCGGCGATCGCTAGCTGAGCAAACTGAACAATTAAAACAGAACTTTGTCCGTCAAGAATTGCGCGTTGTTGTATTCGGCGTTGGCTCCGCAGGCAAAACTTCGCTAGTGAATGGATTGCTGGATTTATCATCACAAGATATCGCTAGCAAAGGGGAAGTCGGCGCAACGATGGGAACTACGCAATTAGGGAAGGTCTATGCCCCCGTACAGTTTCAGAATCTGGAAGTACCGATTCAATTTACCGATTGTCCGGGGATTTTAGAGGCAAGTGCCTTGGGTAACGATCGCGAACAAGAGGCACGAAAAATTGCGACTGAGGCAGACTTGATCGTGTTTGTGGTTGACGATGACTTGCGACGCTCAGAATTTGAAGTCCTGAAAGCGCTGACGGAAATTGGCAAGCGCACAATTCTCGCCTTTAATAAAATCGATCGCCTCACCAAAAGCGATCGCGAAATGATTCACACCAGTTTGCGATCGCGGGTTTTGAGTTTTATCGCACCTGAAGATGTGGTGGCGATCGCCGCTAGCCCCAGTCCGATTACCCTCGACAATGGCGAAGTCGTCACCCCTAAGCCCAAAATTCAGCCATTGCTAGCGCGGATTCTCGATATTCTCAGCTATGAAGGCGATGAACTGGTAGCGGATAATGTGTTATTGCGATCGCAAAGGCTAACGGAAGAGACTCGCGAAGTTCTCTCTCAACAGCAACAAGCGGAAGCGGAAAAGGTCGTTGAGAAGTTCCAATGGTTAGTAGTCGGTGTGGTCTTTGCGACACCTTTGCCTGTAGTCGATCTCTTGGCTACTGCGGCGATCAATGCCCAAATGGTTGTGGAAATTGGCAGGGTTTACGGCTGTGAAATCAATATTGATCGCGGTAAGGAATTAGCGAATTCCCTTACTCGTACTTTAGTCAGTCTCGGCATCGTCAAGGGTGTAGTCCAGATCGTGACGACGGCTATTTCTGTAACGGTGGTGGGTTTAGTTCTCAAAGCGACAATTCAATCGGTAACGGCAGCTTACCTGACCCGTATTGCTGGCAAGAGTTTTATCGAATACTTTAGTCGCGATCGCGATTGGGGAGATGGTGGTATTGCGGAAGTAGTACAGCGCCAGTTCCAATTAAATCGCCGTGATGAGTTTCTTAAGGCTTTTGTGCAAGATGCGGTAAATCGGGTGATGGTTTTGGTGAAGCAACAAATGTAA
- a CDS encoding tetratricopeptide repeat protein: MFMLGMAAYSYATRSSFYYYLACQSYQGGKLKETFDNLDLAILTNPRNFNAYYLRGIFAYEHQNLSKAIEDLSRAIKYNPSSEKAFYHRGLCYWRQKDNTAALADFDYAITLNHRYEPAYFYRGILQLIEHRLPEAIEDFTQSIRMQPDRAKAYQYRGQALTYQGQQEEALADFDEFVRLNPTSFEGYYNRAVLCYNLAMFQEGIADFTKVLELDPNNASAYYGRSNTYINLNHSDTATLDFEQARVLEPEYPIDRVDQHGFFHAGLAHYHHGYSQVALEYLNKALRLCHKNHDNSMHKIVADAIQTIENTAT; encoded by the coding sequence ATGTTCATGTTGGGAATGGCAGCATATTCCTATGCTACAAGATCAAGTTTTTACTATTATCTTGCATGTCAGTCTTATCAAGGCGGTAAACTCAAAGAGACGTTTGACAACCTAGATCTTGCGATTCTCACCAATCCTCGTAATTTTAATGCCTATTATTTGCGCGGAATTTTTGCCTATGAACATCAAAACTTATCTAAGGCAATCGAGGATTTAAGTCGTGCAATTAAATATAATCCAAGTTCTGAAAAAGCTTTTTACCATCGCGGTCTCTGCTATTGGAGACAGAAAGACAATACTGCTGCTCTAGCGGATTTTGACTATGCTATTACTCTCAACCATAGATATGAGCCAGCCTATTTCTATCGAGGTATTCTACAACTCATAGAGCATCGTTTGCCAGAAGCGATAGAAGATTTTACTCAGTCCATTAGGATGCAACCAGATCGTGCCAAAGCTTATCAGTATCGGGGACAGGCTCTCACATATCAGGGGCAACAAGAAGAAGCGTTAGCTGACTTTGATGAATTCGTCCGTCTCAATCCCACGTCCTTTGAAGGCTACTACAACCGAGCTGTCTTATGTTATAACTTGGCAATGTTTCAAGAGGGAATTGCAGACTTTACGAAAGTATTAGAACTTGACCCTAATAATGCCTCAGCATACTACGGACGCTCCAATACATATATCAACCTTAATCACTCTGATACAGCAACTCTCGATTTTGAACAAGCCCGTGTATTAGAACCTGAATATCCTATTGATCGTGTTGACCAACATGGCTTTTTTCATGCGGGTTTAGCTCATTACCATCATGGGTATTCACAGGTTGCTTTAGAATATTTGAACAAAGCGCTACGTCTCTGTCACAAAAACCATGATAATTCAATGCATAAAATCGTGGCAGATGCTATTCAAACAATAGAAAATACAGCAACTTGA
- a CDS encoding cation-translocating P-type ATPase, whose protein sequence is MTNLPTKQVWHTLTTEEVIVALDVNPEFGLESWQISDRRAVYGRNELTGKAGRTKLSIFVDQFTNIMLLMLMGVAVVSAVLDLRVGSFPKDAVAIAAIVILNGILGYVQESRAEEALAALKRMAAPNVRVLREGKVAEILSAELVVGDIVFVDAGMQIAADGRLLESIKLKVREGALTGESKGVNKIADQVFGEDESLGDRRNMVFQGTEVLQGRGMMVVTATGMQTELGKIANLLQDVELEETPLQKRMAELSKALVIASLILVALVIAVGLWRHGDFVKLLNTSLSMAVAAVPEGLPAVITVTLALGTQRMVKRNALIRKLPAVETLGSVTTICSDKTGTLTQNKMVAESLFTANYAAQINGTGYEPIGEFAISRLAGDMLASDLNVYQCPEMQLLLAASAICNDAYLQKKPPTENQNNHHSQWKIIGDPTEGALLTLAGKTNLWQAQFSNYFTRVAEIPFTSERKLMSAIAAIQSMDAEDTPESMRTIASLLPNSPYFLFCKGSPELILERCDRIQLERQISSITISQRSAINIQNTLLATKGMRVLGFAYLPLDHLPTESELNRIENKLVWLGLVGIRDALRAEAAVAVQVSRHAGIHTIMITGDHQLTAQAIARDLNIFCPENDKVLTGQEIELMDDDELTEVARQTAVYARVSPEHKLRIVQALQRRGEIVAMTGDGVNDAPALKQANIGIAMGITGTDVSKEASDMILLDDNYATIVAATEEGRTVYANIRRFIKYILGSNVGEVIAIASTPFLGFGAVPLTPLQILWMNLVTDGVPALALAVEPAEADVMERPPFNPQENIFARGLGWYILRIGVVFGLQTIALMEIAYNSSNPSWHEHWKTITFTTLCIAQMGHALSCRSDSKLLIELNPISNPYLLVSVIFTTILQLSLLYVPSLRQFFGTDALTASELGLCFGFSMLLVLWTESEKLVSRWWGKRRTPKSIVKNQP, encoded by the coding sequence ATGACCAATTTACCGACAAAGCAAGTTTGGCACACACTTACAACCGAAGAAGTGATCGTGGCTTTGGATGTTAATCCAGAGTTTGGGCTAGAGTCATGGCAAATTAGCGATCGCCGTGCGGTCTATGGGCGCAATGAGTTGACTGGTAAAGCAGGACGTACCAAGCTCAGTATTTTTGTCGATCAGTTTACCAACATCATGCTGTTGATGCTGATGGGCGTAGCAGTGGTGTCGGCGGTGTTGGACTTGCGGGTAGGCAGTTTTCCCAAGGATGCGGTAGCGATCGCGGCAATTGTAATCCTCAACGGGATTTTAGGCTATGTGCAGGAAAGCCGTGCAGAAGAGGCTCTTGCCGCACTAAAGAGAATGGCGGCTCCAAATGTGCGGGTATTGCGCGAAGGTAAAGTTGCAGAAATTCTATCGGCGGAATTGGTGGTTGGCGATATTGTATTTGTCGATGCGGGGATGCAGATTGCGGCGGATGGGCGTTTGCTGGAGTCTATAAAGCTGAAGGTACGCGAAGGGGCACTCACGGGGGAATCCAAAGGCGTAAATAAGATTGCCGATCAAGTATTTGGAGAGGATGAGTCCTTAGGTGATCGGCGCAATATGGTCTTTCAGGGAACTGAGGTATTGCAGGGGCGCGGCATGATGGTAGTTACGGCTACGGGAATGCAGACGGAATTAGGAAAGATTGCCAATCTGCTGCAAGATGTGGAATTGGAAGAAACGCCATTACAGAAGCGGATGGCAGAGCTATCGAAGGCTTTGGTAATTGCCTCCTTAATCCTAGTGGCTCTGGTAATTGCCGTGGGACTATGGCGACATGGTGACTTTGTGAAGTTACTCAATACTTCCCTCAGTATGGCAGTAGCGGCAGTTCCCGAAGGCTTGCCTGCGGTGATTACGGTGACTCTGGCGCTAGGAACTCAAAGAATGGTGAAGCGCAATGCTCTCATTCGTAAATTACCTGCGGTCGAAACCCTCGGTTCCGTTACAACCATTTGTTCCGATAAGACGGGAACACTGACCCAAAATAAAATGGTTGCCGAAAGCCTGTTTACGGCGAATTATGCGGCGCAAATTAACGGCACTGGCTATGAACCCATTGGCGAATTTGCGATTTCCCGTTTAGCAGGAGATATGCTTGCCAGTGATTTGAATGTTTATCAATGCCCTGAGATGCAACTGCTGCTAGCGGCAAGTGCGATTTGTAATGATGCCTATTTGCAGAAAAAGCCACCTACAGAAAATCAAAATAATCATCATTCCCAATGGAAAATCATCGGTGATCCGACGGAAGGAGCATTATTGACTCTGGCGGGTAAGACAAATCTCTGGCAAGCGCAATTTAGCAACTATTTTACTAGGGTTGCCGAAATTCCCTTTACCTCTGAGCGCAAGTTAATGAGTGCGATCGCTGCCATTCAAAGTATGGATGCTGAAGATACACCCGAATCGATGCGAACGATCGCAAGTTTATTGCCAAATAGTCCCTACTTCTTATTTTGTAAAGGTTCACCCGAATTGATTCTCGAACGATGCGATCGCATTCAACTTGAAAGGCAAATTAGCTCTATTACGATTTCCCAAAGATCAGCGATCAATATCCAAAATACCCTCCTTGCCACGAAGGGAATGCGCGTTTTAGGCTTTGCCTATTTACCTTTAGATCATCTGCCAACAGAATCGGAACTTAATCGCATTGAAAATAAACTCGTATGGCTGGGACTAGTGGGTATCCGTGACGCACTACGAGCCGAAGCAGCAGTTGCTGTGCAGGTGAGCCGCCATGCGGGAATTCACACGATTATGATTACAGGCGATCATCAACTGACGGCTCAAGCGATCGCCCGTGATTTGAATATCTTCTGTCCTGAAAACGATAAGGTGTTGACAGGACAAGAAATTGAATTAATGGATGATGATGAATTAACAGAAGTTGCGCGACAAACTGCTGTCTATGCCAGAGTCTCACCTGAGCATAAATTACGCATTGTCCAAGCTTTGCAACGTCGAGGCGAAATCGTGGCGATGACAGGGGATGGCGTGAATGATGCTCCTGCATTGAAACAGGCGAATATTGGCATTGCGATGGGGATTACGGGAACGGATGTGTCCAAGGAAGCGAGCGATATGATTCTGCTCGATGATAACTATGCGACGATTGTGGCGGCAACGGAGGAAGGGCGCACAGTTTACGCGAATATTCGCCGCTTTATTAAATATATTCTCGGTAGTAATGTCGGTGAAGTCATTGCGATTGCTTCTACACCATTTTTAGGCTTTGGCGCAGTGCCTTTGACTCCATTACAAATATTATGGATGAATCTCGTTACCGATGGCGTACCAGCCCTTGCCCTTGCAGTGGAGCCTGCCGAAGCCGATGTGATGGAACGACCTCCCTTTAACCCCCAAGAGAATATTTTTGCAAGGGGTTTGGGTTGGTATATTTTACGAATTGGAGTTGTCTTTGGATTACAGACGATCGCCTTAATGGAAATCGCCTATAACTCTAGCAATCCCTCATGGCATGAGCATTGGAAGACGATCACCTTCACGACGCTCTGCATTGCTCAAATGGGTCATGCGCTTTCCTGTCGTTCAGATTCCAAATTACTCATTGAATTAAATCCTATTTCCAATCCCTATCTGTTAGTCTCTGTAATCTTCACCACGATTCTGCAACTGTCATTGCTCTATGTACCATCTTTACGGCAATTCTTTGGCACAGATGCGCTCACAGCGTCAGAATTGGGTTTATGCTTTGGATTTAGTATGCTCCTAGTCCTCTGGACGGAATCTGAGAAACTGGTGTCAAGATGGTGGGGTAAGCGTCGTACACCAAAATCTATTGTCAAGAATCAGCCCTAA
- a CDS encoding DUF5615 family PIN-like protein has translation MTVVHFQADADLNQAVVTGALRRQPNLSFQSAYTARLEGKKDPEVLAIAAQDGRVLVTHDRKTMPAEFGEFILTKNSSGVLILSQKLPVSDAIDAILLIWEASTAEEWVNQIMSIPF, from the coding sequence ATGACGGTAGTTCACTTTCAAGCAGATGCTGACCTTAATCAAGCAGTTGTCACTGGTGCGTTACGCAGACAACCCAATCTGAGTTTTCAATCAGCTTACACGGCAAGACTTGAAGGCAAGAAAGATCCAGAAGTATTAGCAATAGCGGCGCAAGATGGGAGAGTACTTGTAACCCATGATCGCAAAACGATGCCTGCTGAATTTGGCGAATTTATCCTGACAAAAAACAGTTCAGGGGTTTTGATTCTTTCCCAGAAATTGCCAGTTAGTGACGCAATTGATGCAATCCTCCTAATTTGGGAAGCCTCTACTGCTGAAGAATGGGTCAATCAAATAATGTCCATTCCATTCTGA
- a CDS encoding Uma2 family endonuclease — protein MVTVTSQYRLPTAEDLPDSDETPVDNELQNDIPNLLLNLLREIWSDRSDWFWGVDMGVYYEPNIEEPAKSKAIVPDGFLALGVPKQTGEGGRLSYVVWQEKVMPILALEVVSKKYNGEYDTKLAKYAEIGILYYVVYNSTTGRRLYQDYQSLEVYKLVDGKYQLLPAVALLAEGGRMIWIPEIGLGIGCEQGIYDGWQREWVYWYDRSGKRYPTAQERVNLERQARLEAEALLQKYRDRFGDISE, from the coding sequence ATGGTTACTGTAACTTCTCAATACCGTTTGCCAACTGCGGAAGACCTACCCGATTCCGATGAAACGCCTGTGGATAATGAACTCCAAAATGACATTCCCAATCTTTTATTGAACCTATTGCGAGAGATTTGGAGCGATCGCTCTGATTGGTTTTGGGGTGTGGATATGGGAGTATATTACGAACCAAATATTGAGGAGCCAGCCAAGTCTAAGGCGATCGTTCCCGACGGATTTCTCGCTTTGGGTGTACCGAAGCAAACTGGTGAAGGTGGTCGCTTGAGCTATGTGGTTTGGCAGGAAAAAGTAATGCCAATTCTGGCTTTAGAAGTTGTTTCTAAAAAATATAATGGTGAATACGACACAAAGTTAGCCAAGTATGCCGAGATCGGAATTCTCTATTATGTGGTTTACAATTCCACAACTGGTCGCCGATTGTATCAGGATTATCAATCTTTAGAGGTGTACAAGTTAGTTGATGGAAAATATCAACTTTTACCTGCGGTGGCGCTTTTAGCAGAGGGCGGGAGAATGATATGGATTCCTGAGATTGGTTTGGGAATTGGTTGTGAGCAGGGTATTTATGATGGTTGGCAACGCGAATGGGTCTATTGGTACGATCGCTCTGGTAAGAGATATCCTACTGCTCAAGAACGTGTGAACCTAGAGCGTCAGGCGAGACTTGAGGCTGAGGCATTATTACAAAAGTATCGCGATCGCTTCGGGGATATTTCTGAATAA
- a CDS encoding DUF433 domain-containing protein: MRQWESLDAIEREPHKVSDAWVFRKTRVPVSALFENLRDGATVDDFLESFPPVQRSQVEAVLNYELDMLAIAA, from the coding sequence ATGAGGCAATGGGAAAGTCTAGATGCCATCGAAAGGGAACCTCATAAAGTGAGTGATGCTTGGGTATTTCGGAAGACACGAGTTCCAGTTTCGGCATTATTTGAAAATTTGCGCGATGGTGCTACGGTGGATGATTTTTTAGAATCGTTTCCGCCTGTACAGCGATCGCAGGTCGAGGCTGTATTAAACTATGAGCTTGATATGTTAGCTATTGCGGCTTAA
- the hisB gene encoding imidazoleglycerol-phosphate dehydratase HisB: MSYDTPRIAKVHRKTGETDVTVALNLDGTGKGNINTGIPFLDHMLHQICSHGLIDLDVQATGDLHIDDHHTNEDVGIVLGQALGQALGDRKGINRFGHFVAPLDEALVQVALDFSGRPYLVYGLVIPNQRVGTYDTELVREFFQAVVNHAQMTLHIRLLESGNSHHIIEAGFKAFARAIKMAVEVDPRRATVIPSSKGVL, translated from the coding sequence ATGTCCTACGATACCCCTCGCATTGCTAAAGTCCATCGCAAAACTGGCGAAACCGATGTCACTGTGGCGCTAAATCTGGATGGCACTGGTAAAGGAAATATTAATACAGGTATTCCTTTTCTAGATCATATGCTGCATCAAATTTGCTCCCACGGTTTAATCGATCTGGATGTCCAAGCGACAGGGGACTTACATATCGATGACCATCACACCAATGAGGATGTTGGTATTGTGTTAGGGCAAGCGTTAGGACAGGCTCTAGGCGATCGCAAAGGAATTAATCGCTTTGGCCACTTTGTTGCACCTTTGGATGAAGCTTTGGTGCAGGTTGCCCTTGATTTTTCGGGTCGTCCCTATTTAGTCTATGGCTTAGTGATTCCTAATCAACGGGTAGGGACTTACGACACCGAGCTAGTGCGGGAGTTTTTTCAGGCGGTTGTCAATCATGCACAAATGACATTGCATATTCGGTTATTAGAAAGCGGCAATTCACATCACATCATCGAAGCGGGTTTTAAAGCCTTTGCCCGTGCGATCAAGATGGCAGTAGAAGTCGATCCCAGACGAGCCACTGTAATTCCTAGCTCGAAAGGTGTGTTGTAA
- a CDS encoding DUF433 domain-containing protein, whose translation MTAAPTLAKRYIEQRDRGYWIEGTRISLDSVVYAFLNGKSPESIAQDFPLLSLEQVYGAIAFYLGSRELIDAYLKEGEEEFEKLQKSCRQKNPLLYQKLKTAQTQKLSKS comes from the coding sequence ATGACCGCAGCACCAACCTTAGCAAAACGATATATCGAGCAACGCGATCGAGGATACTGGATCGAAGGAACCCGTATTTCTCTTGATTCAGTTGTTTATGCCTTTTTGAATGGTAAGTCACCTGAAAGCATTGCCCAAGACTTTCCATTACTCTCACTAGAACAGGTTTATGGAGCGATCGCCTTTTATCTGGGCAGCCGCGAGTTAATTGACGCATATCTCAAAGAAGGTGAAGAAGAATTTGAGAAACTGCAAAAATCCTGTAGACAAAAGAATCCACTTCTGTATCAGAAGTTAAAAACTGCTCAAACCCAGAAGCTAAGCAAATCATGA
- a CDS encoding nSTAND1 domain-containing NTPase, translating into MWCIRKKVNCSDISPYRGLDSFREEHEQWFFGRESMVADLYEKLLSRSLVAVMGASGSGKSSLVFAGLLPRLRVEGWLVENFRPKTNPFYGLAEAFVRLIEPDLLGSQLVKEASDLSEFIKRKGISEVVASLTHKYARKSLLIVVDQFEEIFTCKKQEQEHFLKVLLDGLTKISGFKLIVILRADFCGQAYGERTLTDAFQDAQFLVGPMNLKEFQEAIQQPAKLEGLELEPGLIDRLLQDVGEEGQESRNLPLLEFALTKLWERQKNGRLTHQAYTDIHGVKGALVQHANQVYARLSRDQQQQASQLFTRLVRLGSGTEDTRKITTRSEIGDWELVTILANERLVMTGRDEQLQEDTVELIHEALIREWKLLEQWVSENRNLRQLIQTVEDARKVWLVGKKRENLLEGRLLKNAKQLLDNRIDIGISKGIQSFVRWSLLWRRLQIVALLLIPLLIVGMPIEYFSREDSVKQDYFRMEISSEQADREAVLNLAGGCWAEWQYPEMPSYLRERLFGNCRSLRAANLKKSYLQNLNLRGVDLHEADLSGSRLGGADLSGSELESANLSGSDLSITNLSGANLWGANLSNTGLFGTNLINASLISANLNNARLVGADLRGADLRGANFERVTFSCADTVYRAYPEFIVSKIKQCPNLKDIKWDKNTNWKGIEVWGTWDIVENIPPELKEQFKDK; encoded by the coding sequence ATTTGGTGCATCCGCAAAAAAGTAAATTGCTCCGATATTTCGCCTTATCGGGGCTTAGATTCTTTTAGAGAGGAACACGAACAGTGGTTTTTCGGGCGCGAGAGCATGGTAGCAGATCTATATGAAAAGTTGCTTTCTCGATCTCTGGTCGCTGTAATGGGCGCTTCGGGAAGTGGCAAGTCTTCATTGGTATTTGCTGGATTACTGCCTCGGTTGAGAGTTGAGGGATGGTTGGTTGAAAATTTTCGCCCAAAAACTAATCCATTTTATGGTTTGGCAGAAGCATTTGTAAGATTGATTGAACCAGATTTATTAGGTAGTCAGTTGGTAAAGGAAGCTAGCGATTTATCTGAATTCATTAAACGTAAAGGCATAAGCGAAGTAGTCGCAAGCCTGACGCACAAGTACGCTAGAAAATCTCTTTTGATTGTAGTTGATCAGTTTGAAGAAATATTTACATGTAAAAAGCAAGAACAAGAACATTTTCTAAAAGTTTTATTGGATGGACTGACGAAGATATCAGGTTTCAAACTAATTGTTATATTGAGGGCAGATTTTTGTGGTCAGGCTTATGGAGAAAGAACTTTAACCGATGCATTTCAAGATGCACAATTTCTCGTGGGACCGATGAACTTGAAAGAGTTTCAAGAGGCGATCCAGCAACCTGCAAAGCTAGAAGGGCTAGAGCTAGAGCCAGGATTGATAGATAGGTTATTACAAGATGTAGGAGAAGAAGGGCAAGAGTCTAGAAATTTACCTCTATTGGAGTTTGCCCTGACTAAATTATGGGAACGGCAGAAAAATGGACGGCTGACGCATCAAGCCTACACTGATATCCATGGTGTTAAGGGAGCGTTGGTACAACATGCCAATCAAGTTTATGCTCGATTGTCTAGAGATCAACAACAGCAAGCTTCGCAGCTATTTACAAGGTTGGTAAGACTTGGATCTGGAACAGAAGATACAAGAAAAATTACCACCCGATCAGAGATAGGAGATTGGGAGTTAGTGACAATTTTGGCGAATGAGCGACTGGTGATGACGGGACGAGATGAACAGCTTCAAGAAGACACAGTGGAGTTGATCCATGAGGCGTTGATTCGAGAATGGAAACTATTGGAGCAATGGGTAAGTGAAAATCGGAATCTACGGCAGCTGATCCAAACCGTTGAAGATGCACGCAAAGTTTGGCTAGTTGGAAAGAAAAGAGAAAATTTGTTGGAAGGGCGTTTACTTAAAAATGCCAAGCAGTTATTGGATAACAGGATAGATATAGGCATATCTAAAGGTATACAATCTTTCGTCCGATGGAGTTTGTTGTGGCGTAGATTGCAAATTGTTGCATTATTATTAATTCCACTCTTAATAGTGGGTATGCCAATAGAATATTTCTCGCGTGAGGACTCTGTGAAGCAGGATTATTTTCGGATGGAGATTTCTTCAGAACAAGCAGATCGGGAAGCTGTATTGAATCTTGCAGGTGGTTGTTGGGCAGAATGGCAGTACCCTGAAATGCCTAGCTATTTGAGAGAAAGGCTATTTGGGAACTGTAGATCTCTCCGAGCCGCAAACCTTAAAAAGTCGTATCTTCAAAATTTGAATTTAAGAGGTGTCGATTTACATGAAGCAGATTTAAGTGGTTCCAGATTAGGAGGTGCAGATTTGAGTGGTTCTGAACTAGAGAGTGCAAATTTGAGTGGTTCTGACTTAAGCATTACAAATTTGAGTGGTGCTAATCTCTGGGGTGCAAATTTGAGTAATACTGGTCTCTTCGGAACAAATTTGATTAATGCTAGTCTCATTAGTGCGAATTTGAATAATGCTCGTCTCGTTGGTGCTGACTTACGTGGTGCCGACTTACGTGGTGCAAATTTTGAAAGAGTTACGTTCTCATGTGCCGATACTGTTTATCGTGCATATCCAGAATTTATTGTTAGTAAAATAAAACAATGTCCAAATCTGAAAGATATTAAATGGGATAAAAATACGAATTGGAAGGGTATTGAAGTCTGGGGAACGTGGGATATCGTTGAAAATATTCCCCCAGAATTAAAAGAGCAATTTAAAGATAAATGA